TCGTGTGGAGCCAGATGTTGTTGCATATGGACGGGAACTTATGGGTTCCAAAATCTGTACTGGTTGTAGAAGTTTATCAGGCACTAGTGTGGCTAGTCTTGTGGTTGCTGGTGTTGTATGCTTGCTTGTTAGCATCATCCCTTAAAGCAGTCGGAAAGATATTTTAAATCCAGCAAGCATGAAACAAGCATTGGTCGAGGGAGCTGCGAAGCTTTCAGGCCCCAATATGTATGAGTAGGGTGCAGGCAGAGTTGATCTGTAAGCTTTCCTATTTAGCTGCACCCTTGGTTTTATGCAAAGATTTAGTTTCTGAGTTATTGTTGTTGGTGTTTTCAATGTTATCATCAGTATCTTTTTGACTTTCTGTCTTAAGTTCTAATTTTTAACATTCGTCAGGTTAGAATCATTCGAAATCCTTAAGAACTACCAACCACGGGCAAGAATCTTTCCCGGTGTTCTGGATTTTACAGATTGCCCTTATTCCTGGCCTTTTTGTTGTCAACCACTTTATGCAGGTGCCATGCCTGTTATCTTTAATGCCACTATTCTGAATGGGATGGGTGTAATTGGCTATGTTGAAAGCCCCACATGGCATCCTTCCAATGATGAAGGGAATCTTTTAAGCATTCACTTTACTTATTCGGAGGTCATTTGGCCTTGGACTGGTTATTTAGCGCTTCACATGCAAATTAAGGAAGAAGGCTCCCAATTTCTGGAGAGATTGAAGGCAGTGTCACTCTTCAGGTGCACAGTCTTCCAGGTCAAGGAGAGAATGGCCATCGGATAAGCACATGTGTGCTTCATTTGAAGTTAAAAGTGGTTCCAACTCCAGCAAGATCAAAATGTGTTTTGTGGGACCAGTTCCACAGTATTAAGTATCCTCCTGGTTATATTCCAAGAGACTCTCTGGATGTTCGTAACGACATTCTTGACTGGCATGGAGATCACCTGCATGAAAATTTTCATATTATGTTCAACATGTTGCGAGACGCTGGATACTTGTTGAAACTCTTGGTTCTCCTCTTAGATGCTTTGATGCTCGACAGTACAGGACACTTCTGCTGGTAGATCTTGAAGATGAGTACTTCGAGGAGGAGATTGAAAAACTGAGGGATGATGTTATTAGCAGCGGATTGGGGCTGGCTGTATTTGCTGAGTGATATAATGTTGACACAATGGTTAAAATGAGATTCTTTGATGATAACACACGTAGCTGGTGGACTCCAGTGACTGGAGGTGCAAATATTCCAGCGCTTAATGATCTTTTGGCTCCATTCGAGATTGCTTTTGGAGATAAGATTCTAAACGGTGATTTTTCTATTGACGGTGAGCAGAGTCGATAGATGGTTGTTTTCAAAATTAGATGGCAGTTTACAAATAATACGAATATTAATGGAACAACATAAATTTCCCCTAAATGTGATGTAAATTGTGGGAGTGAGGATTGAGCGCTGAGGCTTCAACATTGACGGTAAGTTCTGTTTCTTTTGGGTGCATACAAGAAGTGCATCAAAGTTGGTGAAACTGGAAGGTtaacagagaaaaaaatattaattaggaaGATAATAATGTAGTTCATTTTCATATGAATTATGATCTTTCTCAAATtgtttgttcgaatttgagagaattcaggcAAGTGATTGTGAGACTCACTTAACTTGATAAAAATTGGGTTACCTAAGCGCTTATTTAGTTAAGTAGATCTCATCAGTGGTTTCTCACTAGACTTAACAATTTGAGTTatcgtgtcaacccatttagtTGGCGTGTCAATCCATCGGGttagcgtgtcaacccatttaactaatttggtaaaaaatgtgtaattatcGGATCATAAATATGTTACAAACGGGTTaatgggtcataaacgtgtcataaataGGTTGGTGGgttataaacgggtcataattgtgtcataaacgggttgacgggtcataaacgggttatagcctaaacgcaaaccctatatattcgtgtcgtgttcgagTCGGAtttgcgggtcgtgtcaaaattgtcaagcctatttctcacaatcacctgtccgaattttctaaaattcgtacaaataatttgaaaggatcCTGGTCTGCTTATAAAGGAACATATTTCAAATCGTGACTTAAATAAAAAGCTAATGTATGCTACCAATAATACTAATTAATCTCTTGATGCTACAATTTTCTTTTGGGCACAAATACGACGTTTTTGAAGATAACTAAAAGTAGCATACTCGGAGTCTCATCAATGAAATCCTACGTATGTAACTATTCAcaagtttttttgataagtacgtATGTAACTATTCACAAGAATAGCAAACAAAGATATAGTTGTTTGttcttaaaacactaaaaatcaagGCTTTtgtttactttaaaaaaaaaacactgagTATCTCTTGAAGAGGTCATGTAAAATCACGGAGGCCTTCATTAGTATGGTACTGCAGCCCTAggagttaaattctttttagATCCCAATTAATtagcagaaaaataaattgtttacgACAAGAATAAATGTTAATATTGGACGTTACTAAGAGGAAcaatgagtaattctacatgtgatataaatgtctatcaagtgtccatcaaataatgaggtgacttttaaaatcaatattctcatcatttgatggacacttgatggacatTTATATCACATGTAGAATTACTTAAGAATAATGGAGGATATCATAGCAATCTTGCCACTACAAAATAAGGTTGCACTACATGAGAAATGAAGCTTACAGTTGGAGTCAAAACCAATCTACcaaacaaattcaaaagaagaaataataaagtaaaaaatcaatCTCTCATGGCAGGGCTGTTGCGATTAGTTTAAGTAATTCAGTTGGAactttcaataataaaattcaatatattctctatCCCCCATTATGAGGCCCTTACATTCAACATCATGTGCTTAATCATAACCCTTGGTACTAACATGTGTTTTGTCTTAATTATTACACATGCTTAAAGGGGCACACCAAGCATGTATAAAGAGGCTCTAAGAAACATAATGAATGTGAGTGATTTTGAATACGAATTAATAGCCACAATATGAAATAAATCAATGCAAATACATAAATTACCTCTTTTAAAATTGCACAATATATCCTAATTAATAGCCACAATATGAAATAAGTCAATGCAAATACATAAATTATCTCTTTTAAAATAACACAATATATCCACAATAGTaaagtaaattaaaatttaagaggtttctctttttttttgttcataacTTACATTGCCCAACTTAAGAACCCAAAAAGTGAATGACCcttagaaaaaaatttcttccacaACCTGTTAGAAGTAGGGATTCATGGTTATAACCACAAAAACTTTAATAACTAACCTAAGGGAAGTAAAACTAGATTTCTACCTAAGAGAAAGAAAACCTGGTTACCTTGTAGTTATAAAGCTCATCATCTTTCTCATGTGCACCCTTCAAATATCTGATTTTGAAATCCTTTGGAGGATTTTCGGCGGACATCTACATAAAGTACAAGAAAAACTTCATATTACATAACAATGAAAAACTAagttcataattttattttattttcaattttttattgttgGATCAGAGAGAATTGCGAATCAATATGCTACactgaaaagagaaaaaataaattacctTCGCCACATTTTTTGTGTAATGCTTGGGTTTGGTCTCAATAATTAGTCCTTTTTTCACAAATTCCTTTAATGTTACTGAAAACCactcaaacaatattaaaaaaaaggaaaaaaaaaaagaaaagaactttcTTTCATAGGAGAATCTTGAATTCCATCTTTGTTTGTAAGTTAATCAAATTACCTTCTACATCCTCCTGCAAACCAATAAGTATAACATGATATTAACTCATTAAAAAAGTATATCCTTAAAGACAAAAGAAAGTAACTAAGAACCGTAAAAAGAAACTGATTCAAAAAAGACGTTAAACTTTACCACACATTTGCAATCGACTTCATTAAGGATATCTATAATTTGAAATTCGGCACTTGATAGAAGGTAAATCCATCCCAAAATGGCGCTCCTTATATCCTAAATATTCAACATTGTACCACAAGATTAATTTTTTCCTAATGCAAATGAAAGATTATTATACTAGGTCGTAAGTTGAATTTAAAATCATTGCAAAGCAAGTGAACAAAATGAGTTATAGTAGCATTTTACCTTCCCCGTAAAAATTATACGGGGTCCAAAATTAAGGTGACGAATGGAAAGACCTGGAGCAAAATAGCTCAGAACCTACAACGGTAAGAACCTAAACATTAATCAAATTATGCAACAAGTAATAGATTCCCCTAAGTTTCTATCTTTTGTATAAATTTCCAATTTTACTTATTCATCTCACCCGTAGTGTTACAACAAGACTTCTTAACCGTATTGCACCTAGCTGATAGTAGAAAGCTGGCGGATAGGACCGAAGCGTCAAATCTTTTGATAAACAtgattcaaacaaatcatttGGCACCAACTGCAAGAAACAATGGTGGCCTCAAGTAATATGTATAATGTCAAAAATGATCCATATTTCCCATGTTTATCATTTTTAAGTGACCAACTACCATAATATCCTAAATGCATAACACTACGTGTTTTTGTACAACCGTCACTCTCACCAAAGCCTCCTAATTAGCTAGCTCTCTTCTTCATAATCATTGGATTAATTGATACATTTTACCAAATAACAATGTAGGACCTAATTATTGACATGCAACTTAAAGAagctaaaaaaacaaacacacgAGTTATACATACCTTGATCTCAGCTTCAAACCGCAAGTACATAGTTATAGTCCGCTAAATAAATCAAACATTAATGTTATAAAAGCACTAAAAACTATAATATGAAGCAAATTGatttcaacaataatttttcaagcTTACTGGGATTGGAATAGGTTCCAAATGTTCCAAAATATCAATCAACATATGTATGACTTGATTTTGAGAAGAATATGAGGCTTTGTTGTTGGCAGGAGTTATTGACACTGCAACAAGACAAaagtaaaaattcaatttaatgaACTTCTCTCtttcactattttcttttttctttttcttttttaagaaaaaaaaaaaagaaacaaaaaaggacAGGATATGAGCAAGCATACTCAAATATCTTTCTTCTAATTGCAACCCCTTCACTGCAGAAATCTCAAATATGATTTCTCTTGGAATACTCTCCTTATTCAGTGCtatgtgaaaaaaatatatatatatatatcaattaaaatgaattttagaaataaattCGTGCTCTTTTATCTCATATCAAATGagtaaaaacacaaaaacaatattgaattaaattattttagaaaaaatgttgGCTCACGTACCCATATTAATCCAACTCATGATTTTTTGAGCAAATCCATCTTCATCTGACAAGAGATACTTCCAACGCTCTTGAGAAGTGTTAGCTGTTTTAGACAAATAAGGCTTAAAGGGGCCAAACATTTGGTCCCAGATAAAGCGACATAGTGCAAGATCTAATTTCGTGGaacaaatatcatttttgtatCTTTTGGCAGATTCCATCAAAGAGTTGGCTACGACATTAGCCCGTCGATGTGTCCAATAGACTTGGATATGGTTCTCATCAATGATATGCATACAACGTTCAATAACGTTCTGTAATTCCTCTGAATTTACTGTGTATAGTGGACTAATGCCTGCAAGCTTCTGAGACAAAAAGGTACAACCAAGTTGAACCACGCCAGGTAGCCATCCTCTTTCCTGTAAGTCAAATAAAGCTAATTCTAGCACTCTTGCCTCAGCCTCCAATAtcttgagatttttgtttttttccccagCCTTCACAATAGTGTTATTTTCAATTCTAATAACTTTTGCACGTCGTAGAAGATGTATACCAAGATGGTCAAAGAGGACATATCTCAAGAAAATGTGTTGTTTTGAAATACTTGCATGTGTGTCAAGTTTAAATTTTTGCATCATTGTTGGAGGTGACCATCTTACAAATTTAACTTTGGAAGGACGttctgaaaaaataataataattattattattattgaactCAAATTATGAAGAAATAGTAGATCcaatttgcatttttcaaaTAAAGACATCACACAAgacattgcatttttttttttttatcctttttgtgccaaagtaaagaaatttaattTTCGGAAAGGAAAATATtgctacaaaaaattaaagttgaaaaattttaaaaggacGGACAAATAATTAGCTGGAGATAAAGTACCCTTGATCAGACTACAGATGAAATATAATTGAATGTAGTTAATGTGTTGTTGGATCGACTTCCCAAAcagttcataaaaaaaaaaaaaaaataccgacTTCTTGTCATAACCGTAGCATATAAATCTCTTTGGAAAAGGATAAATTATACCTGACGGAAGTATGGAGTCTCTTTTAAGGCTGTTGTTTGCCAGTGCCTTTCTGTAATGAAATGCTGTTGCAATGACTGTCTGGATGAATCGGCTAACCTTGTGAATCTGTTTTAGtgttaaaaacaaaagacaTTGTACGACGTTAAATCTTCTGCAGAGCTCAATTGAAAACATATATAGAATGATACGTATGGAGTATCACTATATTTACACCAATAAGAAGTGCAACGAGAAGAACTCAATCGGCGTTACGTTTGTGAAGAAACTGTTTGAGTACGACGGTTAATAGACTCATGAATTTTATTACACGGAAGGAATAGAACCCAAAAAACGACTTCCTAATAATGATTAGGCAGAGAATCAAATACCTCCTCTTTCATGTTATTGTTGGGTCTGGAGTGCCGTCGAGGTTCGTTTTCTGAAGCAAAGTAGGTTTTGGTATTTCAAGGTTTTTAGccttgcagtttttttttttttaatatatatattggaaattaaaaaaaaaaaaaaaaaaaaaaaaaaaaaaaaaaaaagaacaaaaaaggatAGAAATTGTAGGGGTACCGGGTACTACTTGCCATGTCGAAACACAAACACACGGgggctaaatttttttttatatttgaaattttcgaTCTCCATCCATCTCGCAGTGCCGCTCTCACCCTCTCGTTCTCCATTTTGAGCTCGTTTAGGAAggaaaattactattttttttttaaattttttttttttttttttttttttttataattacatCACTGATCTTTGgaattggcctaaattacaaatcagttcatgtggtacaaaaaaattatagagggTCAtctgataaactataattacgaatcattccCTAAATCCGTTTTCTGTCCACCAAATTAATTGATTCTGTTAGTTTGTCACATCatacttaataaaaaattgacacgtgaCTACCCTAGGCCCTGGGTgtaacaccccatattttaatatattaatatcttaaaatatgatataagatttaataataagaaaaaaaaataaatatgaatataaacaaccatttattaagtttttatagttttagtttaataaaagttcaaaaggactttaaattttagaataacgaaaataaggtcaaacgaactccgttttgatcgattcaaaagccagaacgttTGTCTTGAAGTCCTTTATCTACctttcaaattttataattttttgactTCGTTAAAAGTACGAAAATACCCGCAAAAATAATTACCCCTGTTTTGAATGAAAATTAACATTAATAATTTGTGAgccaattttatttgtttaagaaCCCAGCCCACATATTTGAAAGAAACCCAGTCCAATTTTTGATGCCCAGCCCACACATACACACGTTAAAACAGTTTACATGCCTTAACTTGCGCACAAAGAGGACCTCGACGTTGCCTTATCCCTTTGCTGTGATCACCCAACGCCATGTGCAGCTTCCCCCATTCCCCAATCTGCAAGGATTCATCCAACTTGCTACCCACGCCGGCTTCCTCAAGCGTTGGATCAAATTTAACTCAAATAGATCCCAAACATCCATAGATTCTATAAAACGAGAAGAGCACCCCTCAGTTCACGcacaccttcttcttcttcttcttccctcaagctctctctctcttggctgCATCTTCTTCTACAACAACCCATGAGCTCCTCTTCAATTCACGCATCATCTTGTTCTCTCTGTTTTTCCCTTTCGGCCAAGCAACAAAAATGGCTGAAATTAAACTTTCttccctcttcttctcttttcagCTTCGGCAGTAGcaaaacaagaataaaagaaacCACAAAAACTTCTCGACTCCTCCTCTCACTTCTCTCGGCCAAACCAGTAGTAAAACGAAAAGctcaaaagaaaatagaaggaAAAGAGTTCTTACCTTCCTCTTCCTTtcgtagaagaagaaaacacaTAAGGAGGAAGAAAAGGGACCGATAATCAATAGGAAAAGAAACCAAGAAAGTCCCAGGTATTACGTGTTGTAAGCCTCTTTCTCTCTCGTTTCTCTCTCTGATATGTGTGTAAGTTTGgtacaaaaaggaaaagaaaagaaacaaaagctaGATgttaataaaaggaaaataagaaaagaaaaggacaagacaaaaaataaaagtgggtGTAGGTTCGGTGGAAAGAATGAAacggaagaaaacaaaaacaagaatagTGTAGAGAAGTgcatataaggaaaaaaaacaaaaacaataaaagaaaagataaaataaagaagcaaaagtattacttttaatgttttatgaTCTTACAGTTTTTACTATCTAACATTTGAAGTTGTGTTTTAATAGGGTATTTCAAGTGTCGTATTTAATCACACTGTTGAGATGCcgagtaaaaataaatattttacaaaagcccTGTTACGCCGCtctaatattttaaagtattttagatGTTATtgatactaatgccgttattctacccgaatcttataaaaataaaataaagttattattcTATTAACTTGTTTTGATacataaaactcattatttatatttggtaagcTATTATATTTAtctgttataaaaataatatatatgtgtctaattaattgatgaaagaaaataaataataaggagaGGATactttagtttaagttttagtttcaaatctcagaatatttctctaaacttcttcttgcaatttatttaggtagaaggtaGCTAAAATACTGCTCAGAAAATATCAGGTAAAGGAAACACTACCTCAAAACCCTggcaaagttttaataaaactttttcaaaagaaaaagttggaattttctaaactctttcaactcttttaatattacttgtctttttatattaccATTATAATAATGCTATTGTCATATGATGTGATTGAAATATCATGTGATCATACTTGgtttatatttgatacatgtgcaccatatgaataaagttaGTGAATCATAGTTTCCAAAGAATAAGCAAAAATATTCCAAACTTTACATAGATGcggttaatttaaaaaatgacatttttttagCATATGCACTCTTTGACTACAAGGGTACATCTTTTGCGGCGAGCAAAAGTTCTCAAAACTGAAGCAAAAATTCACAATCTTGAACTGGGTGAGGCAAGAGCATTGTATTGGGCTTGTTAGATACGGTAAATTGATTAAAAGTCTAATACGGACCAAATTTTAGTTAGATAGACAAGTCAAGTACGGTTAGTTAAGTAAGTCGATCCTACGGTTAGGATCTAATCTATAGGCCTGAAGGCTGAAATGGTAGGTTAATATATGTTTAAACGAGccaaaaggaaacaaaaggatATTGATGACACAAATTTGGATCCTGAGTTGTGTCGAAGAACTTGAGCCGAAATGTTTGGGCACTTCAGTGCTTACTTGTATAAGACATTTCACATTTCACACGGACGATACAAGTATCTTTTGTCAAAACAATATGGACCGACACAAAAGCTATGGACTTGGATTAATATGGGTGTAcaatttgttttcctttttttttttatttttttttttatatatatataaattaattcggtaccattttgcatttttattattttgatatgagataactgagttttttttttcttttttgttctttcttttctttttcttattattatttttattgtaatgaacAAGCAGAGGTTTGCAAGAGAAATCATTTTCGAGATTTCTACTACAACAAACAGGGTGCGATTGACAGAGAGATATTCGATGAAATTTGCCCATAATCTGtcctttttaattatataaagaGAGAAGTTTAattgaattattaattttgtgttggtgTAGTGAAAATATTTGATGACCATTTCGACACCAATTATCCGATTCCTACAGGTGAATTGATGCATAGGTTTattgatgttcttgagtttcTATACACATATCCCctggtttattaaattgaaatttatatATGGGTATGAGATCTCAAATTCGACTAATGTGCACCTATATAATTATACTATTTTGTTATATTGGAATGCTATGAATTGAATCTCCTCTTTCTTCATAATTAGAGATACCTACatttttatgaatttcttcttcttcttctttttttttttttttttttttttttttttctcttctccataTCGGACATATAGAGTTAGATTTG
The Alnus glutinosa chromosome 14, dhAlnGlut1.1, whole genome shotgun sequence genome window above contains:
- the LOC133857543 gene encoding uncharacterized protein LOC133857543; amino-acid sequence: MKEEIHKVSRFIQTVIATAFHYRKALANNSLKRDSILPSERPSKVKFVRWSPPTMMQKFKLDTHASISKQHIFLRYVLFDHLGIHLLRRAKVIRIENNTIVKAGEKNKNLKILEAEARVLELALFDLQERGWLPGVVQLGCTFLSQKLAGISPLYTVNSEELQNVIERCMHIIDENHIQVYWTHRRANVVANSLMESAKRYKNDICSTKLDLALCRFIWDQMFGPFKPYLSKTANTSQERWKYLLSDEDGFAQKIMSWINMALNKESIPREIIFEISAVKGLQLEERYLMSITPANNKASYSSQNQVIHMLIDILEHLEPIPIPRTITMYLRFEAEIKLVPNDLFESCLSKDLTLRSYPPAFYYQLGAIRLRSLVVTLRVLSYFAPGLSIRHLNFGPRIIFTGKEDVEVTLKEFVKKGLIIETKPKHYTKNVAKMSAENPPKDFKIRYLKGAHEKDDELYNYKVVEEIFF